In the genome of Pediococcus claussenii ATCC BAA-344, one region contains:
- a CDS encoding DUF1146 family protein produces MLGIQSVLTLICYLFFIAVSFWALQAIPFYKFMGKYPEQARVLIVLLSVALGYTASSFFLSLITTIRNLIFLVK; encoded by the coding sequence ATGTTAGGAATTCAATCGGTTTTAACTTTAATATGTTACCTGTTTTTTATTGCGGTTTCGTTTTGGGCGCTCCAAGCAATTCCATTTTATAAATTTATGGGAAAATATCCAGAACAAGCGAGGGTATTAATTGTTTTATTGTCGGTTGCGCTTGGCTACACGGCAAGTAGTTTTTTTCTGAGTTTAATTACAACAATTCGTAATTTGATTTTTCTTGTAAAGTAG
- the yidD gene encoding membrane protein insertion efficiency factor YidD, translating to MKQIFLSLIRGYQRFISPLFPPSCRYYPTCSNYSLQAIQRFGIIKGTLMGSARILRCNPFVRGGYDPVPNHFSLKRNSQNRETEE from the coding sequence GTGAAACAGATTTTTTTGAGCTTAATAAGGGGATATCAACGATTTATTTCACCGTTATTTCCGCCTAGTTGTCGGTACTATCCAACTTGTTCAAATTATTCATTGCAGGCGATTCAACGATTTGGCATCATTAAGGGAACCCTGATGGGCAGTGCACGTATTTTGAGATGTAACCCCTTTGTTCGGGGCGGGTATGATCCAGTTCCTAATCATTTTTCTTTAAAGCGCAATTCACAAAATAGAGAAACGGAAGAGTAA
- a CDS encoding DUF2969 domain-containing protein produces MSRKQKSIQIEIEENKLGERTINQVLINQRIVGTVEQADKKTFVAVVNKNEMREKSFDEAVEWIISEYNLHQK; encoded by the coding sequence ATGTCTAGAAAACAAAAAAGCATTCAAATTGAGATCGAAGAAAATAAACTGGGAGAACGTACGATTAACCAAGTTTTAATTAATCAACGAATTGTCGGCACGGTGGAGCAAGCCGATAAGAAAACCTTTGTGGCCGTGGTTAATAAGAATGAAATGAGAGAAAAGTCTTTTGATGAAGCAGTCGAATGGATAATCTCTGAATATAACTTACACCAGAAGTAG
- a CDS encoding FtsW/RodA/SpoVE family cell cycle protein, whose product MQNNSRMGRKEDNSRIDYGIIFPVLMLAIIGLASIYVAATHDTSGVSVTRQVVSQLAWFTIGTILVIGIMQFDAQQLWKLAPYAYWLGILLLVAVLFLYSRSYAASTGAKSWFALGPFTFQPSEVMKPAYILMMAREITIYNHQTEDHSIRSDWRLIGKMGLWTIPLPVLLLLQHDFGTMLVFIAIFLGLVVVSGVSWRILVPSFIGLVIFASSTLLLVVTSEGRTLLEKVGFENYQFARVDNWLHPSADTSNSGYQLWQSMKAIGSGQLFGKGFDVSNIKVPVRESDMIFSVIGENFGFVGSFALIALYFLLIYQIIKVTFDTKNEFYAYIATGVIMMILFHVFENIGMNIGLLPLTGIPLPFVSAGGSSLIGNMIGIGLIMSMKYHFKSYSNDTRSGF is encoded by the coding sequence ATGCAAAATAATTCGCGAATGGGTCGCAAAGAAGATAATTCTAGAATCGACTATGGAATTATTTTTCCGGTTCTGATGTTAGCAATTATTGGCCTTGCGTCTATATATGTTGCTGCTACCCATGATACAAGTGGTGTAAGCGTTACGCGCCAAGTTGTATCTCAATTGGCTTGGTTCACAATTGGGACGATTTTGGTAATTGGGATCATGCAGTTCGATGCACAACAACTTTGGAAACTAGCTCCTTACGCGTATTGGCTAGGAATACTGTTATTAGTAGCTGTATTATTTTTATACAGTAGGTCGTATGCGGCAAGTACGGGGGCAAAGAGTTGGTTTGCTTTGGGACCATTTACTTTCCAACCTTCAGAAGTTATGAAGCCTGCGTATATTCTAATGATGGCGCGCGAGATTACTATCTATAATCATCAAACAGAAGATCATTCTATTCGTTCTGATTGGCGGTTAATTGGAAAGATGGGATTGTGGACAATCCCCTTGCCGGTTCTGTTGCTTTTGCAGCATGATTTTGGAACAATGCTTGTTTTTATTGCAATTTTCCTTGGATTAGTTGTTGTTTCGGGAGTTAGTTGGCGGATACTGGTACCGTCTTTTATTGGTTTAGTAATTTTTGCTAGCTCAACTTTATTGTTGGTTGTTACTTCGGAAGGTCGAACTTTGTTGGAAAAAGTTGGCTTTGAGAACTATCAATTTGCACGTGTTGATAATTGGTTGCATCCATCTGCGGATACGTCTAATTCTGGGTACCAGTTATGGCAAAGTATGAAAGCTATTGGCTCTGGTCAATTATTTGGCAAGGGCTTTGACGTTTCTAATATTAAAGTTCCAGTTCGGGAATCTGATATGATTTTTTCTGTGATCGGCGAAAATTTTGGGTTTGTTGGCAGTTTTGCACTTATTGCCCTGTATTTCTTACTAATCTACCAGATTATTAAAGTGACCTTTGATACAAAAAATGAGTTTTATGCTTATATTGCAACCGGTGTTATTATGATGATTCTTTTTCATGTTTTTGAAAATATTGGTATGAATATCGGACTATTACCACTTACTGGTATTCCGTTGCCATTTGTAAGTGCCGGTGGATCATCACTGATCGGAAATATGATTGGTATTGGTCTAATCATGTCGATGAAGTATCACTTTAAGTCCTATTCTAACGATACCCGTTCCGGTTTTTAA
- a CDS encoding methionine ABC transporter ATP-binding protein, with product MIEFKDVSKTFETKEGTVHAIKDVNLKINDGQIFGIIGYSGAGKTTLIRMLNGLEVPTTGEVDVNGSSVGKLNSAELRKKRHKIGMIFQHFNLLWSRTVLENIMFPLEIAGLGKVDREKKAHELIELVGLAGKEKMYPASLSGGQKQRVGVARALANDPEILLSDEATSALDPETTDEVLDLLVDIQKRLNITIVLITHEMHVIRKICDYVAVLDGGEIIEEGEVLDVFKNPKQALTRRFVNAESSPSPVETGVVVAELIKKYPQGKIVRLTFHGDQAKLPIVSEMVHEFPDIGLNIIAGDIKQTQEGSIGSLILQLTGAEEQVVGAIDFLSRMRVGTEVLNDGF from the coding sequence ATGATTGAGTTTAAAGATGTGTCGAAGACTTTTGAAACAAAGGAAGGCACAGTTCATGCAATCAAGGATGTTAATTTAAAGATAAACGATGGACAAATTTTTGGAATTATTGGATATTCTGGTGCTGGTAAGACAACACTGATTCGGATGTTGAATGGGTTAGAGGTTCCTACAACTGGAGAAGTAGATGTGAATGGCTCCTCGGTTGGGAAATTAAACAGTGCTGAATTGCGTAAGAAACGTCATAAGATTGGAATGATTTTCCAACATTTTAATCTTCTGTGGTCACGGACCGTACTTGAGAACATTATGTTTCCATTAGAAATTGCTGGCTTGGGTAAGGTTGATAGGGAAAAGAAGGCTCATGAATTAATTGAATTGGTTGGGTTAGCAGGCAAGGAAAAGATGTATCCTGCTTCACTATCAGGAGGTCAAAAGCAGCGTGTTGGTGTGGCTAGGGCTTTGGCAAATGATCCAGAAATTTTATTATCGGATGAAGCAACGAGTGCCTTGGATCCAGAGACTACTGATGAGGTTTTGGATTTATTGGTTGATATTCAAAAAAGATTAAATATTACAATCGTTCTAATCACTCATGAAATGCACGTTATTCGAAAAATATGTGATTATGTTGCTGTTTTAGATGGTGGTGAGATTATTGAAGAGGGTGAGGTTCTCGATGTTTTTAAGAACCCGAAACAAGCTCTTACGCGTCGTTTTGTTAACGCAGAATCGTCACCGTCGCCCGTTGAAACTGGAGTAGTGGTTGCTGAGTTAATTAAGAAATACCCTCAAGGTAAGATCGTCCGATTAACCTTTCATGGTGATCAAGCAAAACTACCAATTGTTTCTGAAATGGTGCACGAATTTCCTGACATTGGGTTGAATATTATTGCTGGAGATATCAAACAGACACAGGAAGGTTCGATTGGCTCGTTAATCTTACAATTGACAGGGGCAGAGGAACAAGTTGTTGGTGCAATTGATTTTCTTAGCAGAATGCGTGTTGGAACGGAGGTACTGAATGATGGGTTCTAG
- a CDS encoding methionine ABC transporter permease: MGSSMSYFDFSQVDWGAMWGATWETVWVTLVSVLFSAIFGYLIGLVLFETKDSSNPTFKAINWVVGLLVNIFRSLPYIILLVLLIPFTNFVFRTITGPIAALPSLIFSASPFFARIVEMSFREIDQGVLEAAESMGASRWIIIFKVLLPESLPALVSGLTVTAISLVGYTAMAGAIGAGGLGALAYNSGFQQYNGTVLLVASVLIVLFVFIIQWTGDLIVKKIDKRVV, translated from the coding sequence ATGGGTTCTAGTATGTCATATTTTGATTTTAGTCAGGTCGACTGGGGAGCAATGTGGGGAGCTACCTGGGAAACTGTTTGGGTAACATTAGTATCTGTTTTGTTTTCAGCTATTTTTGGGTATTTAATTGGTCTGGTTTTATTTGAAACCAAGGACAGTAGTAACCCTACATTTAAAGCAATTAATTGGGTGGTTGGACTTCTTGTTAACATTTTTAGATCATTGCCATACATTATCCTATTAGTGTTGCTGATACCATTTACTAATTTTGTATTTAGAACTATAACCGGTCCAATTGCGGCTTTGCCTTCTTTGATTTTTTCGGCTTCGCCTTTTTTTGCAAGGATTGTGGAAATGTCATTTCGAGAAATTGATCAAGGAGTTCTTGAAGCGGCAGAGTCAATGGGTGCCAGCCGATGGATAATCATTTTTAAGGTTTTATTACCAGAGAGTCTCCCAGCCCTAGTTTCTGGATTAACGGTTACAGCAATTTCATTGGTGGGATACACTGCAATGGCTGGTGCAATTGGTGCCGGTGGATTAGGTGCTCTTGCTTATAATAGTGGTTTTCAACAGTATAACGGTACGGTTTTACTGGTTGCGTCCGTATTAATTGTATTATTTGTGTTCATCATCCAGTGGACGGGTGATTTGATTGTTAAAAAAATTGATAAACGAGTAGTTTAG
- a CDS encoding MetQ/NlpA family ABC transporter substrate-binding protein, with protein sequence MKKNRIISLVTVAAAALVLAACGKSSSSNTITVGASPTPHAEILKHVQPELKKEGVNLKIKIFQDYVLPNKALASKDIDANYFQHVPFLDQWNQKNKGDLINAGKIHLEPIAVYSKKYKSLKDLPKGASVLVSSNVPDYGRVLQIFKDAGLITLKKGTDITNANFSDIATNKKDIKFKTGYEPKLMPQFYNNKQGDAEVINSNYAVQAGLNPTKDSIAIEKSSSPYANIIAIRPDEKNNKDIKKLVKALQSKSTQDWIKKHYKGTVLPAK encoded by the coding sequence ATGAAGAAAAATCGAATAATTTCACTAGTTACGGTGGCAGCTGCAGCGCTAGTTTTAGCTGCTTGTGGCAAATCAAGTAGTAGTAATACAATTACAGTTGGTGCTTCACCAACACCGCATGCTGAAATTTTGAAGCATGTTCAACCTGAATTAAAAAAAGAAGGGGTTAACCTGAAGATTAAAATTTTTCAAGATTACGTTTTACCAAACAAGGCACTTGCAAGTAAAGATATTGATGCTAATTATTTCCAACATGTGCCGTTTTTAGATCAATGGAACCAGAAGAACAAGGGAGATTTGATTAACGCTGGTAAGATTCATCTTGAACCAATTGCTGTCTATTCAAAGAAATACAAATCTTTGAAGGATCTTCCTAAGGGTGCAAGTGTCCTTGTAAGTAGTAATGTTCCTGATTATGGTCGTGTGCTACAAATTTTTAAGGATGCTGGCTTAATTACTTTGAAGAAGGGTACAGATATTACTAATGCTAATTTTAGTGATATTGCAACCAATAAAAAAGATATTAAGTTTAAGACAGGCTATGAGCCAAAATTAATGCCTCAATTCTACAATAATAAGCAAGGCGACGCAGAAGTTATTAATTCAAATTATGCAGTACAGGCTGGATTAAATCCAACAAAAGATTCAATTGCAATTGAAAAATCAAGCTCGCCATATGCTAATATTATTGCAATCCGTCCGGATGAAAAGAATAATAAGGATATTAAAAAGTTAGTAAAGGCATTGCAATCTAAGTCAACTCAAGACTGGATTAAGAAACATTACAAAGGTACAGTTTTACCAGCTAAATAA
- a CDS encoding endonuclease/exonuclease/phosphatase family protein → MKKILKIIGGTFGLFVILFAGYIVYLYASYHRVPDNQNLKVENRQSMEMKPNEQYKAMTYNIGYGSYPPSYSFFMDGGKQSIADSVSSVHDSINGVVNTTKAIRPDLAFYQEVDVKGNRSRFVNEQKMIANGLDGYSSVFGQNYDSAYLFYPFNQPMGKAKSGLQTESKMDTESVKRYSLPIDTNFNKFMDLDRAFTVSKIPVRNGKQFIAINVHLSAYTKSVKVQNEQLHKLFSLMEQEYKKGNYVMVGGDYNHDVLGDSPVVFGTSKKELTWTKPFPKGKIPNGFMMPTKEVRKNKIPSARSLDESYHPGKTFVTMIDGFIVSKNIETKNEHIQNTKFKYSDHNPVVMDFQLK, encoded by the coding sequence TTGAAAAAAATTTTAAAAATAATTGGTGGCACATTTGGTTTATTTGTAATATTGTTTGCGGGATACATTGTATATCTGTATGCAAGTTATCATCGAGTACCAGATAATCAAAACTTAAAGGTTGAGAATAGACAAAGTATGGAAATGAAACCCAATGAACAATACAAGGCTATGACTTATAATATTGGTTATGGTTCCTATCCTCCTAGTTACAGCTTTTTTATGGACGGAGGAAAGCAATCGATAGCGGACAGTGTTTCAAGTGTTCATGACAGTATTAATGGGGTAGTGAATACAACAAAGGCTATACGGCCTGATTTGGCGTTCTATCAAGAAGTTGATGTAAAAGGCAATCGATCACGTTTCGTAAATGAGCAAAAAATGATTGCCAATGGTTTAGATGGTTATAGTAGCGTTTTCGGGCAAAATTATGATTCTGCTTATCTTTTTTATCCATTCAATCAACCAATGGGAAAAGCAAAATCAGGATTGCAAACTGAAAGTAAAATGGATACTGAATCAGTAAAACGCTATTCATTACCAATTGATACTAATTTTAATAAGTTTATGGATTTAGACCGAGCTTTTACAGTTTCAAAAATTCCAGTTAGGAATGGGAAACAGTTTATTGCGATTAATGTTCATTTATCTGCATACACTAAAAGTGTTAAAGTCCAAAATGAACAGCTACATAAGTTATTTTCATTAATGGAGCAGGAATACAAAAAAGGTAACTATGTAATGGTCGGCGGCGACTATAATCACGACGTTTTGGGAGATAGCCCTGTAGTATTTGGTACAAGTAAAAAGGAATTAACGTGGACAAAACCCTTTCCTAAGGGAAAGATTCCTAATGGCTTTATGATGCCAACTAAAGAAGTTAGAAAAAATAAAATTCCTTCGGCTCGAAGTCTCGACGAAAGTTATCATCCGGGGAAAACATTTGTTACGATGATCGACGGTTTTATAGTTTCAAAAAATATTGAAACTAAAAATGAACATATCCAAAATACAAAATTTAAATATTCTGACCACAACCCGGTTGTTATGGATTTTCAGTTGAAATAG
- a CDS encoding GntR family transcriptional regulator, whose product MQFNFNSAEPIYLQVSQQIEDAIFTGGFKEGEQIPSTTEVSNQFHINPATVLKGMNQLVTRGLIEKHRGVGMFVVVGAHDQIKEERKQDFNRKYVARLVTEARRLNISKKELIKLIEQRYQ is encoded by the coding sequence ATGCAGTTTAACTTTAACAGTGCGGAGCCCATTTATTTGCAGGTTTCTCAGCAGATTGAAGACGCAATTTTTACTGGCGGATTTAAGGAAGGGGAGCAGATTCCATCAACAACAGAAGTTTCCAATCAATTTCATATTAATCCTGCCACAGTTTTAAAGGGAATGAATCAATTGGTGACGCGAGGATTGATTGAAAAACATCGTGGGGTGGGGATGTTTGTTGTTGTAGGTGCACATGATCAGATTAAAGAGGAGCGTAAGCAAGACTTTAATCGTAAATATGTGGCTCGCTTGGTAACCGAGGCAAGACGTTTAAACATCAGCAAGAAAGAATTAATTAAGTTAATTGAACAGAGGTATCAGTAA
- a CDS encoding ATP-binding cassette domain-containing protein gives MKGIEVKQVVKQFNKETILDGIGFTLEPNKIYGLLGRNGAGKSTLLNILVDRIQADSGVIRIDGEVLRDNDQVLSKMFLMSEVNLYPQGEKVKQIFKWTERLYGNFNMQQARYLAHQFDLDLEAVFSKLSTGYRTIMKLIIALSVPVEYVFLDEPVLGLDANHRDIFYKELIASYNQSPRTFVISTHLIEEAANLIEHVMVLEEGRLIIDDDTEKVLANAYMISGPEQEVDEYSEGLNIIGSDHLARIKANYVYGELHERPIPDLINIDKMDLQTLFINLTKAGERNE, from the coding sequence ATGAAGGGAATTGAAGTTAAGCAAGTAGTCAAACAGTTTAATAAAGAGACTATTCTTGATGGAATTGGTTTTACGCTTGAACCGAATAAAATATACGGGCTTTTAGGGCGTAATGGTGCTGGTAAAAGTACCCTTTTGAATATCCTTGTGGATCGAATTCAGGCTGATTCGGGTGTTATTAGGATTGACGGTGAAGTCTTAAGAGATAATGACCAGGTTTTAAGTAAAATGTTTTTAATGAGTGAGGTTAATTTGTATCCTCAAGGTGAAAAGGTTAAGCAGATTTTTAAGTGGACCGAGCGATTATACGGTAATTTTAATATGCAACAGGCCAGATATTTAGCACATCAGTTTGATCTGGATTTAGAAGCAGTTTTTTCGAAGTTATCAACTGGATATCGAACAATTATGAAACTGATAATTGCGTTATCAGTGCCTGTTGAATACGTTTTTTTGGATGAACCGGTTTTAGGATTAGATGCTAATCATCGCGATATTTTTTATAAAGAGTTAATTGCCAGTTACAATCAAAGCCCAAGAACATTTGTTATTTCTACCCATCTTATTGAAGAAGCAGCTAATTTAATTGAGCATGTTATGGTTCTTGAAGAGGGCAGATTGATTATTGATGATGATACAGAGAAAGTTTTGGCGAATGCATATATGATTAGCGGACCAGAACAAGAAGTTGATGAGTATTCAGAAGGGTTGAACATAATTGGTAGTGATCATTTAGCAAGAATTAAAGCTAACTATGTGTATGGTGAGTTACATGAACGTCCAATTCCCGACCTGATTAATATTGATAAGATGGACTTACAAACGTTATTTATTAACCTAACGAAGGCGGGTGAACGGAATGAATAA
- a CDS encoding DUF975 family protein: MNDLLSRSALKRNVKDLFKGNWITAIKANIVQIIIGFFGGITISGAMIGISLIVSRRHFMYTTNDRYSGHSGFGGGNSAMSFVFQAVLTFIIVGAQFGLLDWLHDHTKAPEFKTSFQIFTRNKFIPALAMYLFQWIFIFGWTLLFVIPGIIKRFSYSQTYFLYKAASDRGISDQFEYYDYVTFSRRLMDGNKGRLFVLNLSLIGWLLLSIVSLGIGFIWFVPYQNAIYSEFFRDLADKQGSQKVPEIFGKVETD, translated from the coding sequence ATGAATGATTTATTATCGAGATCTGCATTAAAAAGAAACGTGAAGGATTTGTTTAAAGGGAATTGGATTACTGCCATCAAGGCGAATATTGTACAGATTATTATTGGCTTTTTCGGTGGAATTACGATTTCTGGAGCTATGATTGGAATATCTCTTATTGTTAGTCGGCGACATTTTATGTATACAACTAATGATAGATACTCTGGCCATTCAGGATTTGGTGGCGGTAACTCTGCGATGTCATTTGTTTTTCAAGCAGTGCTAACTTTCATTATTGTTGGAGCTCAATTTGGATTATTAGATTGGTTACATGATCATACCAAGGCTCCAGAATTTAAAACTTCATTTCAAATTTTTACAAGGAACAAGTTTATTCCCGCGCTAGCAATGTATCTATTTCAATGGATTTTTATCTTTGGCTGGACTTTATTATTTGTTATCCCTGGAATAATCAAACGTTTTTCATATTCACAGACTTATTTTTTGTATAAAGCTGCCAGTGATCGTGGGATTAGTGATCAGTTTGAATATTATGATTACGTAACTTTTAGCCGAAGGTTAATGGATGGTAACAAGGGACGCTTATTTGTTCTAAATCTCTCATTAATTGGTTGGCTTTTACTATCGATAGTGTCACTTGGGATTGGATTTATCTGGTTCGTTCCGTACCAAAATGCCATTTATAGTGAATTTTTTAGAGATTTGGCAGATAAACAGGGTTCACAAAAAGTTCCAGAAATCTTTGGTAAGGTTGAAACAGATTAG
- a CDS encoding APC family permease has product MENFFKAFTKKEDPSIYEDKDSHLVRVLTVKDFLALGVGTIVSTSIFTLPGIVAAQHAGPAAILSFLIAAIVAGLVAFAYAEMAAAMPFAGSAYSWINVVFGEGFGWIAGWALLAEYFIAVAFVASGLSANFRGLLASLGVTFPNAISNPLGTNHGIIDIVAVVVIVLVALLLSRGVSDAARVENVLVVLKVLAIIVFLVVGATAINIHNYVPFIPKFHVNPDGTSFGGWQGIYSGVSMIFLAYIGFDSIAANSAEAKDPQKTMPRGILGSLIIAATLFILVGLVLVGMFKYTNYANNAEPVGWALRQAGHGTIAAIVQAIAVIGMFTALIGMMLAGSRLLYSFGRDRMLPKWLGKLNPNGLPNHALLFLSTIGVIIGAIMPFAFLAQLISAGTLIAFMFVSLGIYALRPREGKDVADPDFKMPWYPVLPAVAFLGALAVFWGLDIEAKVYSLIWFIIGLVIYFLYGKNHSLNQKN; this is encoded by the coding sequence ATGGAAAATTTTTTTAAAGCATTTACAAAGAAAGAAGATCCAAGCATTTATGAGGATAAAGATTCTCACTTAGTACGTGTGCTAACAGTGAAGGATTTTCTTGCCTTGGGTGTAGGTACCATTGTTTCAACTTCAATTTTTACATTACCAGGAATCGTTGCAGCTCAACATGCCGGACCAGCGGCAATTCTATCGTTTCTTATCGCAGCAATTGTAGCAGGATTAGTTGCATTTGCTTACGCTGAAATGGCCGCTGCAATGCCCTTTGCAGGATCAGCCTATTCGTGGATCAATGTTGTATTTGGAGAAGGATTCGGTTGGATCGCTGGATGGGCACTACTTGCCGAGTATTTTATTGCTGTTGCCTTTGTTGCTTCAGGACTTTCGGCAAACTTTCGTGGACTATTAGCGTCTCTAGGAGTGACATTCCCAAATGCAATTTCCAATCCACTCGGGACAAACCACGGAATTATTGATATTGTTGCCGTCGTCGTGATTGTTCTCGTTGCCCTACTTTTGTCACGAGGGGTATCAGATGCCGCAAGAGTTGAAAATGTACTAGTTGTTTTAAAAGTACTGGCAATTATTGTTTTTCTAGTTGTAGGAGCTACTGCCATTAATATCCATAACTATGTGCCATTTATTCCAAAGTTCCATGTTAACCCCGATGGTACCTCTTTCGGTGGCTGGCAAGGCATTTATTCTGGTGTATCAATGATTTTCCTTGCATACATCGGTTTTGATTCAATTGCTGCAAACTCAGCAGAGGCAAAGGATCCGCAGAAAACAATGCCACGCGGAATTTTAGGTTCCTTAATAATTGCCGCAACACTGTTCATTTTAGTAGGATTAGTTCTTGTTGGTATGTTCAAATATACTAACTATGCTAATAATGCTGAACCAGTTGGTTGGGCGCTTCGACAGGCAGGACACGGAACTATCGCCGCAATTGTTCAAGCGATTGCAGTTATTGGTATGTTTACGGCTTTAATTGGGATGATGTTAGCAGGTTCGCGACTGCTCTACTCATTTGGTCGTGACAGGATGTTACCAAAATGGCTAGGAAAATTAAACCCTAATGGACTTCCAAACCACGCTTTATTATTCTTATCAACTATTGGCGTGATTATTGGGGCTATTATGCCGTTTGCGTTCTTGGCACAACTAATTTCGGCTGGAACCTTAATTGCTTTCATGTTTGTGTCGCTTGGCATCTATGCACTTCGACCTCGTGAGGGCAAAGATGTCGCTGACCCCGACTTTAAAATGCCTTGGTACCCTGTTTTACCTGCCGTTGCCTTTCTTGGCGCTTTGGCTGTATTTTGGGGGCTAGATATTGAGGCCAAAGTTTACTCACTAATTTGGTTTATCATTGGTCTTGTGATCTACTTTCTCTATGGTAAAAATCATTCTTTGAATCAAAAAAATTAA
- a CDS encoding DUF2785 domain-containing protein — protein sequence MDTIDQTRAKIADLRVQLQSGKVFGSTGEIARGIILNSLQHQSPTEVELPNDDEVRELIKELQEDLKNGSLTNITDKELDKLIMHLGSPNSDIRDKGIFFLFNDLIQNQILSDSQLVLMFDHLLNDDVIFNHITEDENDGVYGRSFSVMMLSTLIYVDRAGRNFIDPERKNFLVEQIAMYVILENDTRGFNGSHGWVHAYTHIGNVLDELAGDPDLIRADKVLLLAILFEKYRVIQTPLIFGEPNRLATYLANQFQEDEIYRQFGLIELREWRRSLSMNRIRESEGMWNAMFNRQRLLQSLILNPNLPQDIIDYLEDTSDFTM from the coding sequence ATGGATACTATTGATCAAACGAGGGCTAAAATAGCTGATCTACGTGTGCAACTACAAAGCGGCAAAGTTTTTGGCTCAACTGGGGAGATTGCGAGAGGGATTATTCTTAATTCGCTCCAGCATCAGTCACCAACCGAAGTGGAATTACCTAATGATGATGAAGTTCGAGAATTAATTAAAGAATTACAGGAAGATTTGAAAAATGGGTCCCTAACGAACATTACGGATAAAGAATTAGATAAATTGATCATGCACCTTGGATCTCCTAACTCTGATATTCGCGACAAAGGGATTTTCTTTTTATTTAATGATTTGATTCAAAATCAAATTTTGAGTGATAGTCAATTGGTTTTAATGTTTGATCATTTATTAAATGATGATGTAATATTTAATCACATTACTGAAGATGAAAATGATGGAGTTTATGGTAGATCATTTTCAGTTATGATGCTTTCAACATTAATTTATGTTGATCGGGCGGGCAGAAATTTTATTGATCCCGAACGAAAAAACTTTTTGGTGGAACAGATTGCAATGTACGTTATTCTTGAAAATGATACTCGGGGCTTTAACGGTAGCCATGGTTGGGTTCATGCCTATACACATATTGGTAATGTGTTAGATGAACTAGCGGGTGACCCAGACCTGATCAGAGCAGATAAGGTGTTATTGTTAGCAATCTTGTTTGAAAAGTATCGTGTTATTCAAACACCACTTATATTTGGGGAGCCGAATCGATTAGCAACTTATTTGGCAAATCAATTTCAGGAAGACGAAATTTATCGACAGTTTGGATTAATTGAATTACGTGAGTGGCGACGTTCATTAAGCATGAATCGGATTAGGGAAAGTGAAGGAATGTGGAATGCAATGTTTAACCGACAAAGGTTACTACAATCATTAATTTTAAATCCTAACTTGCCACAGGACATAATAGATTATCTAGAAGATACTAGCGATTTTACAATGTAG